A DNA window from Mya arenaria isolate MELC-2E11 chromosome 17, ASM2691426v1 contains the following coding sequences:
- the LOC128223610 gene encoding uncharacterized protein LOC128223610, translating into MYPYHNMIATRILAFLSIVNCIVAFAALNEATFGIFMTATAIFSVMSPFTFNCCCYSDCSRNTKTEKAIGHWGVYVWMFMSDMGYVIIFGYSWYVWTVSSYQYHNYDNDIYYDEYSSTYGSYYPNFGYNRAALFDTIFAFSLIITFFLSIFNLFSFCLVYKYGCCFMRKFDRYYSEQGVEMAIVMNQQISTIGGCFPANGLQNAQQTFTSPGVQYAQYQQCLAGPDIITAPSTQNIGVATDYVDVSSASTMAVESGWHSRKLL; encoded by the exons ATGTATCCGTATCACAACATGATCGCCACACGAATACTAGCTTTCCTGAGTATCGTGAATTGCATCGTGGCGTTTGCGGCACTTAATGAAGCTACGTTCGGAATATTCATGACTGCCACAGCAATTTTT AGTGTTATGAGCCCGTTTACCTTCAACTGTTGCTGCTACTCGGACTGTTCCAGAAACACAAAGACTGAAAAA GCAATCGGACATTGGGGTGTCTATGTGTGGATGTTCATGAGCGACATGGGCTATGTCATTATCTTTGGATACAGCTGGTACGTATGGACAGTATCAAGCTACCAATACCACAACTACGACAATGACATATATTACGATGAATATTCATCCACATATGGCTCTTACTACCCCAACTTTGGATACAACAGGGCGGCTTTATTTGAcacaatatttgcattttcgCTAATCATTACGTTCTTTCTTTCGATTTTCAACCTTTTCTCGTTTTGTCTTGTCTACAAGTACGGTTGTTGCTTCATGAGGAAATTCGATAGGTATTACTCTGAGCAAGGTGTTGAAATGGCAATCGTGATGAATCAACAGATATCTACAATCGGGGGATGTTTTCCGGCTAAC GGTTTGCAGAATGCTCAGCAAACATTTACCAGCCCAGGGGTGCAATATGCTCAGTACCAGCAATGTCTTGCCGGGCCTGATATCATCACCGCACCCTCCACCCAAAATATTGGTGTTGCAACTGACTATGTAGATGTGTCTTCGGCATCCACAATGGCTGTTGAAAGTGGTTGGCATTCGCGAAAACTGCTGTAA